The following are encoded together in the Brassica napus cultivar Da-Ae chromosome A9, Da-Ae, whole genome shotgun sequence genome:
- the LOC125577800 gene encoding magnesium-dependent phosphatase 1-like — translation MADDKVRDEAMQIIGMFQILPRLVVFDLDYTLWPFYCECRSKREMPSLYPQAKGIMSGLKEKGIQMAIASRSPTSDIANTFIDKLNIKSLFVAKEIFSSWSHKTEHFQKIHTRTGVPFTDMLFFDDEDRNIKSVSKMGVTSILVGDGVTLGALRQGLTEFSQNHNTIEKNKKVWRNKYSGKAASSETEKD, via the exons ATGGCGGACGACAAGGTTAGAGATGAAGCGATGCAGATCATTGGAATGTTTCAGATCCTTCCCAGACTTGTCGTTTTCGACCTCGATTATACTCTCTGGCCTTTCTACTG TGAATGTCGTTCTAAACGCGAAATGCCGTCTTTGTACCCACAAGCAAAGGGTATAATGAGTGGTCTGAAAGAGAAAGGAATTCAAATGGCGATTGCTTCCAGATCTCCCACTTCAGATATTGCCAACACTTTCATTGACAAATTGAATATCAAGTCCTTGTTCGTCGCCAAAGAAATATTTTCGAGCTGGAGTCACAAGACGGAGCATTTTCAAAAGATACACACAAGGACAGGGGTGCCTTTTACTGACATGCTCTTCTTCGATGATGAGGACAGAAACATTAAATca GTTTCTAAAATGGGAGTGACAAGCATCTTGGTGGGTGATGGGGTTACACTTGGAGCACTCAGACAAGGGCTTactgaattttctcaaaaccatAACACTATCGAGAAGAATAAGAAGGTCTGGCGCAACAAGTATTCTGGAAAGGCTGCCTCATCTGAGACCGAAAAAGACTGA